The following DNA comes from Lemur catta isolate mLemCat1 chromosome 8, mLemCat1.pri, whole genome shotgun sequence.
ACTTTCCACCGCAATTTATGGATGCAAATAATATGCCATCAAATTATTTCAAGTGTAGCTATAATTCAACGGACCTAAATCTTCTTGCTGAACTTTAAATGTTGAATTATCACCAAAATAATCAAAGGAATCCCTGTCTCTCAGAGGGTAATCAGTCCCTAGAACAATATTTTTGCGGCAAAAATAGCAAAGTGGATGGCAAACTCGCCTGGGTAAAATGAGTAACAGCTTACACAGGCGGGCCAGCGGCGAAGGGACCCGGCTGCAGCAACGTAAATCAAGGAAGGAGTCgagcgtttttttttttcttagtcttcaAAAAACAAGGTAATGGCACCCCAGACTGTGTTACTGGAACTATCTCATAATGGGAGGGAGTATTTATTATGCCCATAAAGAAATCAGCCTTTTGCCCTGGTcttcgattttttttttccttttctttttcttctcttgtgggagtagaggaaggagggaaaaagctTGGAGACCCCACAGACACCTCCTCCCCCGTGGATTCCAACGGGAATTTGCTCCCCTTACACCGCCTGAGCCACCTCGGGGTCTGGGCGTGAAGTGTGCGGAGGCAGTGCAGGCACCGTCCTAATGAATTCCTTTCAAACCGCCTGCTGCCGGAGCTATCTATTACTGCGGCCTGGAGTGGGGAAACGCGCTCCAGACGTCTTTGTCCGGGGTGGTGCTGGAGAGCGGGGAGgaggcgaggaggaggaggaggggagagtggcTGGCGGAGGGGCCAGAGAGTTTTCTCAGCGTCCCAGGCGCCGCGGACGCaccctcccctctttcctccaGGGCCcgctgggggggggggctctgGGTCTCCGGCCAGACTCCAGCCTGCGGAGATGGTCTGGGATTAAGACGTCCCCCGGGGGACCTTGGttagagtgagagaaagaggaagaacgAGAAAGAAGAGCTTTAAAGAATCGGGTCGATAAATTCATAAAGATCGATTTATCTTTATCTCCCAATTAAATGTGCTTGTAAGTGATACATAACACACGTCCAACACGGGCCAACTCCCCAACCACTAGCTCCTCGGCGTGAGCTGATTTTTAATGACCGAGGTAACAATGCCCTCTCTCCTCCCGGCCCGGTGCTGTCGGCTGTTCAGGGCCGACATCTAGACCCGGGAAGTTGAAACCCAGGCCCTGGAGGCGCGTGGAAGCCCCGCGGGCGCTGGTGCGCTTTGGACGGTCTGTCCTTGCCAAAACACGATTCCATTTTTAAAGGGTACACAAGACctgaaagtttttgttttaacatgCAGGAGGGGTCCCGGGTCCCTAGTtctcctccccccatcccttTACTCTCAAATTTCGGGGTCTTTACCATTGTCGAGAACAGGGGAACATCTGGAGGGAATCGGCTCCATCCTGCAGTCAGCAAAGGGGAACCGCGAGCCCTCGAGTCCTCGCGCTGGAAACCGGGCGGCGGCGCCTGGGTGAGCACTCCCTCCGTTCCCAACGTGCTTAATTAGCGCCTATTTACAAAACGCAGCTTTTATTTGAGCAAACATCATAAAGCTTTCATCAGGATAATCTCACGTTATACAATCTGGAGGCACAGCAACTCCCCCTTTCCTCCCCGAGGATGGAGCAGATAAAGGACTCTCTTTATTATCATAATTATCGTGGTTGTTATTTTGGTGCGCGCTGGCAAAGTGTGTAAATAGGTGTGATGATTAAGAATGTCATGAAAAATGAGAGACAGGATCGCTCACGGGAGGGCCCAGCTCGGAATGGGGGAACCAGCAGCCTCCCCGCCCCACCAGGAACACAGGGGTGCAGCTAGCAACCTGGCGGGCTCCCCGCGGCGGGCAATGGCAGCCAGCTCCCAGCCGTCGCCCTCGGGGCGGGTCTGGAGGGGCAGGACTCTGCCCCCAACTCCAGGAACCCCGCCCGGACCCCCGGCGGAGCTGGAGCACCCAGAGCTAGCGTGAGCCAGGCAGGTCTGTTCCATTGCAAAtactgtaaaagaaataaaacgcCTCCGGCCCAGCCTTGGGGGTGCAAGCTCGGGAAGCTGCCCTTCGAGGTAGCCTCCGCAAAGCTGCCAGGCCCCGGGGTCTGAGCCTCGCAGGTGGCAACCGACCCTCTGAACTTTGCGCGGCGCGGACCCCGCGCTCCGGCTCGGGCTCCGTGGCCAGAGCGCTCCGGCGGTGGCGCCCGCAGTCTGCTAGCGGCCAGCTCGGGTGGAGGGGCGGAGCTCCGCtgtcgccccgcccccgcccggcgcAGCCAATGGGCAGCGGCGCCCAGCCCCACGTGAGGCGAGCCCGGCCTGGCAGCAGGCAAAATGTGAATGAGAAAGAGGAGCGCGATTTAAAGGTGCTGGCGGCGCCCGCCGGAGACAAGTGCGCCGGCTTCGCGCGCTCCCCAGCGGCCTGCGGCGGGCAACGGACGGCGGGACAGACAAACGGACGCACGGACCGCTGCTAGCCGGGGCCGAGGGCCGCAGACGCAACGCGCGCGGGCTCCGACGGGCAGGCGGCGGGCGGCGGCTCCAGCGAACCCGCGGGGCCCGGGCGCCCTCTCCACTCCGGGGCGCACAGCCTCACCGCGCGCTGCGCCCGCACCCGCGCGCGCCAGGCATGCAGCGGGCCCAGGACTGAGGTGCGGCGGCGCGTGCTCTCCTGGTCCCGCGCGGCCCCTGCCCGACGCTCCTGGAGGTGCTCCCGGCGTCCGGCGGGCTTCCCGGCGGCGGCGCGGGGACTTTTCGCCTCTCGCTGGCCTCTCCCGAGCGCGTCTATGAGCGCAGCGTTCCCGCCGTCGCTGATGATGATGCAGCGCCCGCTGGGGAGTAGCACCGCCTTCAGCATAGACTCGCTGATCGGCAGCCCGCCGCAACCGAGCCCCGGCCATTTCGTCTACACCGGCTATCCCATGTTCATGCCCTACCGGCCGGTGGTgctgccgccgccaccgccgccgccgcccgcgctgCCTCAGGCCGCGCTGCAGCCTGCGCTGCCGCCCGCGCACCCACACCACCAGATCCCCAGCCTGCCCACCGGCTTCTGCTCCAGCCTGGCGCAGGGCATGGCGCTCACCTCTACGCTCATGGCTACGCTGCCCAGCGGCTTCTCCGCGTCGCCCCAGCACCAGGAGGCGGCTGCAGCCCGCAAGTTCGCGCCGCAGCCGTTGCCCGGCGGCGGCAACTTCGACAAGGCGGAGGCGCTGCAAGCTGACGCCGAGGATGGCAAAGGCTTCCTGGCCAAGGAGGGCTCGCTGCTCGCCTTCTCAGCGGCCGAGGCGGTGCAGGCGTCGCTCGGTGAGTCGGCGGCGCGCGCAGCCCGGAcgcggggcgggaggggagggggcgggccaGCTCCGGGTTCCCGCGGGAGCCCAGGGGGCGAGGCCGCGCCCCCGCCAGACCCCCGCCAGAGCAGCGGGAGGACGCGGCCCGGCTGCGCCGCGGGGCCTCCGGGGGCATTTAGAACCACGCAACAAGCGGGGTCTCCGGGGGAGCATTTAGCGCCCCCGGCACAGCTGCTGCTCAGGACGGCATATCAGTGTGGCCTTGCGTTTGGCAGAGTCCACCTCTCCCCCTTAGCTGTGACCTAGGCTGTCCCGGGTAAGTTGCAGCCTTCAGGGAAGGCGGGTTGGGCTGCGCCCAGGAGCGCCCAGACTTAACCAAACCCCTTCACCACTGGGCTTGCAGCTTGCCCAGGAGAACTGGATTTCTGGGAGACGGTGTGTCTGCCTGTGTGTGGGGTGTCTGGTGGGATCTTATAAGGCCACGGAACACTCCCCCCACACTTTGACCAACATTATCTGTCACAGAAAAGATGCGCTCTGGCATCTGCACGTCCCTAAGCCCCCACTCCTGCTGCGATGAAATTTAGATGCACTAAATTTTcactgtggggagggcaggatggATCGTGAACCCCCATCCCCGTCCTCACCCAACCTTCACCTCGGGGATGTAGGGGATGCTCTCTTGGGCCTCACGCCTCCTGCTACTTCCCCTTAAGCTCCCGAGGCAGGGAGGGTGCGGAGGAGGCCTGGCGGCCCCTTGAGTGATGGTTCTGGGCAAAGGGCCGTCGCCTGAGCTGCCTCCTCTCCTTTGAGCTTTCTCAcgctctccccaccccttctctgCTCCTCAAAGGCCAGGAAATCACAATGTGTTAATGTCATAGAAAGACAATCCACCAAGGGGGGCGTGGGGGTGGAATGCCCAAGCGACggtgggaagaggaaaggaaggccaGTGTGCGAAATGTAATAAAACGCCGTTTGGTTTTGCTTTCAGTCGGGGCTGTCCGAGGGCAAGGGAAAGACGAGTCAAAGGTGGAAGACGACCCGAAGGGCAAGGAGGAGAGCTTCTCACTGGAGAGCGATGTGGACTACAGCTCGGATGACAATCTGACTGGCCAGGCGGCTCACAAGGAGGAAGACCCCGGCCACGCGCTGGAGGAGACCCCGCCAAGCGGCAGCGCCGCGGGCAGCACCACGTCCACGGGCAAGAACCGGCGGCGGCGGACTGCCTTCACCAGCGAGCAGCTACTGGAGCTGGAGAAGGAGTTCCACTGCAAAAAGTACCTCTCCCTGACCGAGCGCTCGCAGATCGCCCATGCCCTCAAACTCAGCGAGGTGCAGGTGAAAATCTGGTTCCAGAACCGACGGGCCAAGTGGAAACGGGTGAAGGCGGGCAATGCCAATTCCAAGACAGGGGAGCCCTCCCGGAACCCTAAGATCGTCGTCCCCATCCCCGTGCACGTCAGCAGGTTCGCTATTAGAAGTCAGCATCAGCAGCTGGAGCAGGCTCGACCCTGAGGGCCCAGGGAAAGCCCGGGCCGGCACCTACCTGCAGAAGCCCCAGCACCGGAGGGAACTCGTGGTGGACTCTACTGTGTTTGAAGCAAAACTCGAAGTCACACCCCTACTGTGGACATCCTAAGAAAATTGAGAATATATTCATTAAACAAGCTTAAAAGACTGCTTTTGAAGGGGCTACAACCACACCGGAAAcacactaaatatttattatactatcCGACTTTGTACATAGATATCTATATAGACTGGATATCAGCTACAGTATTTGGAAAGTTATAGGACCAAATTACCCAGTGATATTCTCCACTCActattccagaagaaaacaaaacctctGCTGTAATCTGCCGCGGCTAGCAGCCACCTTTCCATACTTTTCCAAAGGTAAACATAAAACACAAGAACAAACACTGGGgtttaaacttatttttgtttctattctggCTTTTTGAGTTGACTGAAAAGCAGACACTGTTGGGGAGCCTGgaaatttgctttgctttgctttggttTTGCCTGGCTTTTTCCCCTGGGGTTGCGTATCCTATCTGAGCCATGTCTGAAGCACGTCTCTGTTgtgtttaatttatttcaatgtaGCTTATTTTCTTATAAGTTATGACATTTAAACAATTTCAGTCTTGTGAATAATAAAAaggagagaggggggaaaaaagagaccaATCCCTGGGCCTCATAAGTGTGTCCAGAATTTGATTGTCCTGGGGGCACTGCCAGGGTGTGGCGGGCAACTGGTCTGAGACCAGTGCTGGATAAACGTCGCCTGGCCAGGTCTCCAGGCTGGCTGGACTTGGGCCACACAGCACCTTACCAGGTTTTCAATAGGAGGGCAAGATCTCCAGTAAGGTAATGAATTTAAGAAAACCTAATTTTCACCTAAGAAATCTAACATGTCCCTCTTTTGCACATCCTAATCAATACCTACTAGGCTGGCAAACTTCAGCCGGAGGAGGCGGCgtgtgcccaggggagggaaCGCGCGTGCGGGTATTGGTGGGTTTGCACAAACTCCTGGTGCTCAAAATCGACTACAGGCAGGGAGGGAACGCCTTTCCTTATAACATGCCTGACCTGAAAAGAAGCGGAGCTACTTCGCCGGCAGAGCCGAGGGTCCATAAATCAGGCTGCGGGCGTTATCTTCCGACAGGAACAGAAGCCCAGCAAGCCCAGCCCGGTTTCCCGGGAGCATTCGGCTCGGAGGCGAACGGGAGCGCCAGCAGGCCCGGCACCTCCCCCTCCGGGCGGGGTCGGAGGGGGGCGGGACCCGACCACCGCCCCACCCCAAGGGCGCTGGGAGGTTCTGCACCACAAAGGGGCAAGGGGAGAGGGCGCGAGCGAATTGAGGGTCGGTCCGCAGGGGCCTGAGAGCTGGGCGCCTCCCCGCCTCCGCGCGCGGGAGGGGCGTGCCCGGACCCCCAAGCCCGCTCCTGCCACACCCCAGCACTGCGCCCCCGGCCTCGCCGCTGCTTTCCAGACCCCGAAGCTCCTGCCCGACGAAGCTCCCGCCGGACGCTAGCGGCCTGGCCCGCCGGAGGCGGCGGTGGACAGGCCCGGGGTCCCCTGGGCGTAGAGAGGTCGAACGAGGGTGATCGCGGTGCCATAGCCCTTGGGGCCACCAAACCAGCAGTCTGAAGAGCGAGACAAGCCGGGGGCTTCGTCAAAGCTCAGCCTTCCGAGCGAAGGGAGGGGAGGCCGGGGAGCAGGCTGCGAAGCAGTCGCGTCGGCCCTCGGCGCGGGTCTCAGCCCAATAAGGGGAAACGCGTCGCCGTGGGTCGATACTAATATTGACTTAATTTTTACCACCTAcagcccttctcctccctgcagcAGAGGGGCTTGGGGACCGAGACCTTCGCCCAAACTTGAGGCGCAGGGTGAAGGCTGGGAGTGACCAAGTCATCCTTTCCCGCCGCGTTGCGAATATTTCCGGTGGCGGAAAATGGCCCGGGTTTGATTTTTGAACACAATAAAACGGAGCGGCCGCTCCTCCGAGGGCCTCAGCAGGCTCTGCGGGACGCGGAGAGCTGCAGCGGCTCCTTGCGGTCTCCGACCCGGCGCCCTGAAGCCCGGGAGGAGGCGGACTGCGCCCTGGCCGCGCCCTGCCCCAGCGCCCGGTCCACAAGGCCCGACCGCTTCCCCGATCCCGCGCGCCAACGCGCGCAGGCACTGGTCGCCGGTGGGCGTCATCTGCTCGGGGCAGGTCCCCACTAGCCACACGCCGCGGCCGGGGCATTCGAGGCCCGCGGGGACGCCGTTcctcccctgacccccacccaCCGAGCCAGTGTGCCCCCGAGCCGCATGTGCGCCCCCGGCGGGAACTGTGGCCGGTGGCACAGAGTTGGGCCAGAGAACATGGGGGAGCTGTGGCCTCCAGCCCCAACCTAAGCATTGAGAGCCAGGTACTCCCTCAGATCCTGGAGTGCCCACCATATGCCCTTCCACCGTAATAGGTGTAACCCCTACCCGTCTTCTCCAAAAGCCGTGGCAGGGATGAGGGGCACAGAGGGACCCGAAACCTTGGCTACACAAACCCCGCGGGGAAGCGAAGCTCCCTGGAGTGGGAGGCCGCCTTCAGGGAGCCCCACTCCCGGACCAAGCTCCCGGGCCCTCTCCAGCCCCGCGGTCTTTGCCCTTGGGAAGCACGAGGAGAGGACCAGAGCTCCCCAGCACGGCGGACACGGCGCCACTGCCGGCCCTCCTGCCCTCTGGGGGCGCTGACCCCCTTACTCCCCAGCCCCTGAGCGCCGGGGCCCCCGAGAGCCCGGCGGGGAGGCCGAGGCCCGGGAGACAGGCCGAGGGGAGGAAGATAAACAAGCGGCGCTTGATGGCCGCTGTCATCATGGCCGTCATCATGGCTTTCATTTGGCTGCCTAATGAGTCACAtcacaggcagagagaaaaattGTCAATCGCCCGGGCCCTAATGAATTTTTTTGCAAATTGTAATCAAGCCAGGCCGTCTCAGCTGGCTGATTAATGAGACCCACGAGGCTCGGCCAGCACCTCAGCTTTTTATTCCATCCCATCCTCCCTGCACTAAATTAACAGCAACTTGTCTGAGCTTCAAATTAACTCCCAATGATTAATTCTGATGGGGGGGCCTGAAGAATAGCTTGTTCTAATAGGCTCTGGCCTGAGATGCTGTTGGAAATTAATACACTTCCCCTTTGGCTGCCGGCTTTAATCCAAGGTTGGGTTTTGACATCACTATATTTGTTGTTACAATAAATTCCACTTACATCTGCAGATCAAATAATTACGCTTGGGAGCACCTCGGACCCTCACCCCCAGCCATTCGCTGGGATGCCTCAGGGCTGCCTGTACCCCACATCCACCAACCCAAGCAGAGGTCCGAACGGGGCCACAGGAACAGCCACCTGACCCAGCGACCCCCCCCCTTGCTCCCCAGAAAGCcaggtgccccacccccacccctttggAGAATTGAGAGTACTTTGAAAATCCACAGCCATCTCCACGTTCTCAGGCCTCCTTAGCTTGGTCCTGGGCTTCAAGCAATCTCCTCTTCCAGCTCCTTGCAGAGGCTGGGGGTACCCTTGGAGTAGCCTGGAGCACCTGCCTTGGGGCCTTCTCCAACCTCAACCTACACTAGAATTTTTGAGACTTAGTGCATGCTTGCAAATCCAACCTTCGCCTTCCAGTCTTCAGCTCCCAGGGTGGTTCTTTTGCAGGCACTTTTTCagctaaatgtgtgtgtgtgggggggggtgccTCCAGGCCCTTTCAAGGCCTGGTTTGCCTTGCAGGCCCATCCTGTGGCTCTCTGCTACACACCTGATGCAAGCACCTGCATTCCAGGGCACCCTTTCTCTTGGGGTCAGCACTCGCCCCatcttgtttctgtttgtttgagcTTAATTGGCTTAATCATTTCAGCTGCTTCTGGCAAGCCTCTCACAGGGCTTCTAAGTCTGCTCCCTTCAGCCCTGAGCCTGTCCCACGCAGAACTGCATGCTGTCCCCTTTGGCAGGGGCTTCTGGATGCCCTCAAAGCTTGGAGGGACATTCTGGCTTCCCAGCCACAGATCCAGTCACCACCTAGTTCTCCCCTCAGGGCCTTCCTAGCTCCCTGGGGCTGTTCAAAGTGGCTGGAGCCTGAGAGGTCGGCAGCCCTGGCAGCACAGGCGGCCTCAGTGGCCTCTCCTTTTGCCTGCTGGACTTGGGCTACAGCCCAGTGGCCCGCCTGCACCCAGCCATGGCCTCCCCGGGAAGGAAACTCCAGTGTACACACACCTATTTCTGTCCCTGGAGACCCTGTACTTTCCCCAGGCTTGGGCACACAGCTGGAGCAGATGGCCTGCTCCAACCTTCTCATCCACTAGGGCTACCCAGAGGGCTCCAGGATAGCACAGCCTCCTTCCGCCAGCTCAGGGCCTGCAGGAACCAAGCTCTGGGGTCTTAGGGGGAGCCTCCTCCTAGGGTCCACAGGGACCAGTCAGAGAAAGGGAAGTGGTATTAGTCTTCATTTCAGGCCCTCATGGCGTAAACAGAAGAAATATGATCTTGCTAAGCCAACATGAATGCAAATCATATCATCAGAGTAATAAAGCACCTGAAACCCCCACGCACAAAAGCAACACCATATGTATGAAGACAACCtgcataaattataaattacatcATAAAAATTGATTGCCTATTTGAACAGTTCAGAAGTGGGGACCTAAGCTGACTTTCGCCCTCCTTGGCTTTGGGAAAAGGTCAGGCAGTGCATTTCCCTTCACAGGTCGCAGACTGGAGTCACCGGGCCCAGAGTCTCCCGTCCACGCTGCggtggggcctggctggggccgGGGCCGAGGAGGAGAGCGCACTTAGAGCGGAAGCACACGCACACGGCCGGCTCCGAGCGGCTGTCGGTGAGGGTGCGAGGGGAGGCCCACAAAGCTCCTACGCGGTGCAGGAAACACGCTTGTTGGGCTGGGGAGCCAATGTCGCCAGGGCGCTCGGCCCAAGTCTCACACCCAGAGAGGCCGCCTCTTGACGGAGGCCCCTCCGGGCGATCCTGGTACTGCTGCCCCGCAAGCCGGTCCCATTTTCTAGCCTGGACTCAAAGGTCCCTGTGAGCGCCTCCCTCCCCCGGGTTGGCCCCGGGATGAGCAGGGGTGTGAGTGCCGTGCGGGCGGGTGTGCTAGCGCTGGGGCCTGCGAGCGCGTGAGCACGTGGTGCCGGTGCCTGCGGCTGTGCGATTCCTCACGTCTAACCCCGCTTTGCCGCGTCTCTTCCCGTTGCTGGATCCCAACAGCCCACAGCTCGACCCCACTGGCGGAGCGAAAACGCATCCCGAGGCACCCAGTAAACTTGAGCCCCCAATGTGCACGCGAGTCTACTCCTCCGGACCCCCCACTCGCAGTGTAACCCTGCTACTGCGGGGAGCCCGCCCCCGTTCTTTCCCCACTGCGTAGGggccccaggctggtctctggcCCCCGCACCCATCCTGCAGTCCCCGCTCCCACCACACTGAGCTCTCTCCACGCACCTCCAACCGCCACCCCGCGGAACACCCCGCTCTCTGGTCTCCAGGACGACCCCGTCTGCAGCCCACGTTGTGTCTCCCACCTTTGAGCACTACCTGAGTCTGGCCTCTGGGCTGCTCTGGCTCCCCACTCCCCGCAGCCCACCATCAAACCCCGGCCTTCACCTCGAGGCTCCCCCACACCCACGCGCGTCCATGACGCCTGGTCCCCCCTCCCAGTCCACTCTCTTCGCCGGCGCGGTCCAGCACACCCTCCATCCCCTCTCTGAAACAGGCACCCGCCCCGGAGCTGCGTGACTCGCTGCGCTGGGGAAGAGGAAACCGGAGGCCGGGAAAGATCCGGGAGGCCGCCAGCCCACGAAGAGTCCCTGTCCTGCCCGGACCGTCGCGCACCCGGTGGGCCTCGAGGGAAACAGACAGCAG
Coding sequences within:
- the GBX2 gene encoding homeobox protein GBX-2 isoform X1; protein product: MSAAFPPSLMMMQRPLGSSTAFSIDSLIGSPPQPSPGHFVYTGYPMFMPYRPVVLPPPPPPPPALPQAALQPALPPAHPHHQIPSLPTGFCSSLAQGMALTSTLMATLPSGFSASPQHQEAAAARKFAPQPLPGGGNFDKAEALQADAEDGKGFLAKEGSLLAFSAAEAVQASLVGAVRGQGKDESKVEDDPKGKEESFSLESDVDYSSDDNLTGQAAHKEEDPGHALEETPPSGSAAGSTTSTGKNRRRRTAFTSEQLLELEKEFHCKKYLSLTERSQIAHALKLSEVQVKIWFQNRRAKWKRVKAGNANSKTGEPSRNPKIVVPIPVHVSRFAIRSQHQQLEQARP
- the GBX2 gene encoding homeobox protein GBX-2 isoform X2, with the protein product MSAAFPPSLMMMQRPLGSSTAFSIDSLIGSPPQPSPGHFVYTGYPMFMPYRPVVLPPPPPPPPALPQAALQPALPPAHPHHQIPSLPTGFCSSLAQGMALTSTLMATLPSGFSASPQHQEAAAARKFAPQPLPGGGNFDKAEALQADAEDGKGFLAKEGSLLAFSAAEAVQASLGESAARAARTRGGRGGGGRGCPRARERRVKGGRRPEGQGGELLTGERCGLQLG